The Nitrospiraceae bacterium genome contains a region encoding:
- a CDS encoding DUF3015 domain-containing protein: MVKLHLVVLMTIALLISGMGLAFAGHPDSGPGCGLGKIAWENYPNPQHIGPQVLMATTNATGYNTFAISSGTSGCTNDGVVFSSEKANVFAALNFDNLAQEMAQGQGEHLTSLATLMEVPADQQEAFFSLTQEKFTSLIKTGENSPKAVIKAIYDAMGAHPVLAKATAAR; encoded by the coding sequence GGTTAAACTACACCTAGTTGTTTTGATGACAATTGCGCTACTTATAAGTGGAATGGGTCTGGCGTTTGCCGGGCATCCAGACTCCGGGCCCGGTTGTGGGCTTGGGAAGATTGCTTGGGAAAATTACCCCAACCCGCAACACATCGGACCACAAGTTTTAATGGCTACGACGAATGCAACCGGATATAACACGTTTGCGATTAGCTCCGGAACTTCCGGCTGTACCAACGATGGAGTGGTGTTTTCTTCGGAGAAAGCCAATGTTTTTGCTGCATTAAATTTTGACAATCTGGCCCAGGAAATGGCTCAAGGCCAAGGTGAGCACTTGACCTCTCTCGCTACTTTAATGGAAGTTCCGGCTGACCAGCAGGAAGCCTTCTTTTCATTGACTCAAGAAAAATTCACTTCCCTTATCAAAACCGGGGAAAACTCTCCCAAAGCCGTCATTAAAGCGATTTATGACGCCATGGGAGCACATCCCGTGCTAGCCAAAGCCACTGCAGCTCGATAA